Genomic window (Gelria sp. Kuro-4):
AAACAAAAGGTCCAGAGCAGCGTGAAACCCTACGTGGAAAAAGGTATGAACCAGGAAACGCTCGACCTGCTGGTCGCCTTTGCCCGGACCCGACCGTCGTTCTTTGCCATTGATGAGGCGGCCCAAGCCTTGCACCTGGGTTATTCCACCACGCATCGCTACCTCAGCTACTTGGAGCAGAGTGGTGTTCTGCACGTGCGTTACAACTATGGGAAACAAGGCCGGCCGCGCAAGGAGTACGCACTTGTTGGCAAGAACTGAGGTGCAAATACCGAGGAGGCAGCCCGGCCGCCTCCTCGGCTGTGCTTACAGCATCACCGCGACATCGAGGACAGCGATGCGGCGGAGCATCAGGAGGGGAGAAGCGCCTGGAAGAGGAGCGGCCCCCAAAGTGGTGCCTGCCCCCGGGATTCTCCCCGGAGGCAGGCACCTTGTTCAATAGCTGGTTTTGTAAGAGTGCCCACTGAAAAGGCCGGGCGCTACATCATCACCGGCACCTCGGGGACACCGATGCGGCGGAGCACCATGTACTCCTGCTCGCTCATCTGTCGGATCACCATCTCGTCGTCGTAATATTCATAGGGGTTGTAATCGGCCGCGAAAAAGCGGCGGCCGCCGGGGATAAAGCCTACGAAGAAACCGGGTGCGATCCGGAATATAAAAAAGAAGCCGAACCTTCTCCGGGCGAACTGCTGCGCTTCCGGGACGTCAGGCACGGTACCAGCCTCCTTTCTTCGTCAGGCGCCACAGGCATTACTATTGTATGAACCGGGCAAGAAGTTGGTTACACAGGAACTTACCGGCCTTGTTCAGGGCGACCGGAGCTGAAAAGGTAAGGTCCGTGACGCGGCTCGGTGCTGCACGCGTTTGCAGCAACGGCTGTCCCGGACTTCCGGGGTGAGAGTGGAGAGGTGTTTTTTTTCTTCCTCGTCTGGTATAATAGGGCTTAGCTTGGGCACCCCCCGGCCGGGGGCCGGCCGGGACCGATTCCAGCCCTCGGAGGTGGTCGGAGTGGATGTGTGGTTTTATGAAGAACACAAGCAGAACCTACGCCTGAACTACCGGGTGAAAAGGGTACTCGCTCACAAAAAGACAGACTACCAAGAACTGGTGGTGGTTGAGACAGAAAACTACGGGCGCACCCTGGTGCTGGACGGCGCCGTGCAGCTTACCGTGCGCGATGAGTTCATTTACCATGAGATGATCGCCCACGTTCCGCTTTTTACGCATCCCGACCCGCAAAAGGTGCTCGTGATCGGGGGCGGCGACGGCGGTACCGTGCGCGAGACGTTGAAACATAAGGAAGTGAACGAGGTCCATCTGGTGGAGATCGACCCGGAAGTGGTGGCGGCGGCGCGGGAATACTTCCCGGAAACCAGTGCGGGCCTCAGCGACAAACGGGTGCATGTCCATTACGCGGACGGCATAAGGTTTGTGGCCGAGCAGGAAGGAGCCTTTGATGTGATCATTGTGGACTCCTCCGACCCGGTCGGCCCGGCGGAGGGGCTGTTTGGGAAGCAATTCTACGCCGACGTGGCCCGGGCGCTGAAACCGGACGGGCTTTTTGTGGCGCAGACGGAGTCGCCCTGGGCGAACCAGGACATCCTGCCGCGCATTTACGCCGGGATCCGCGCCACCTTCCCCATTGCGCGTCTCTACCTGGCCACCGTTCCCACCTACCCGGGGTGGCTGTGGAGCTTTACCCTGGGCTCTAAAAAGCACGACCCGCTCACCGTCGATCCCGCCCGCATTCCGGACCTGGGCTGCCGTTACTACACCCCCGAGCTGCACCGCGCCGCCTTTACCCTGCCCCGGTTTGTCGGCGACCTCCTGGAAAAACCTGCTGACCCGTTCGCCTAGGAAACGCAGCCATGGTAGAGAAAGCAGCAGGACTTGTTACAGCCAGCCCCCGTTTTCTCGCGGCGGGCGCCGACCCGGCCCCGGCGCGCGTGGTGCTCCTCGGTGCTCCGCTCGACGTTACGGTGAGTTACCGCCCCGGCACGCGCCGCGGCCCAGCGGCTATCCGCCAGGCCTCTTGGGATCTGGAGGAGTTCAGCCTTTACCAAGAGCGCGATCTAAGTACAGTGCCCTTTGCCGACCTGGGCGACCTGGCCCTGCCCGCCGGCGGCGTGGGACGCGCCCTGGAGCGCATCGGCGCGGC
Coding sequences:
- the speE gene encoding polyamine aminopropyltransferase gives rise to the protein MDVWFYEEHKQNLRLNYRVKRVLAHKKTDYQELVVVETENYGRTLVLDGAVQLTVRDEFIYHEMIAHVPLFTHPDPQKVLVIGGGDGGTVRETLKHKEVNEVHLVEIDPEVVAAAREYFPETSAGLSDKRVHVHYADGIRFVAEQEGAFDVIIVDSSDPVGPAEGLFGKQFYADVARALKPDGLFVAQTESPWANQDILPRIYAGIRATFPIARLYLATVPTYPGWLWSFTLGSKKHDPLTVDPARIPDLGCRYYTPELHRAAFTLPRFVGDLLEKPADPFA